The sequence GATCGACAAAGGGGAAACGCGCCACAAAGAAGGCGTCGCCCATGTGCACGACATTCGAGTTGACAAAGAACACCACGCAATCGCCGTCGGTATGGCCTTGGGGAAAATGCCGGACCCTGATCTCTTCATTGTTAAAATGAATCGACAAGCTCGAATCAACAGTGATTACCGGCCAGGCTTCTTTGGGCGCTGGCGGCGTGATGCGCTCGCCGCGCCGTTGCTCCGTCATTAAACGCTGGCGCACGTTGCGATGCGCAACGATGGTAGCTTCTTTGCCAAAGATGGCATTGCCGCCGGTGTGGTCGCCATGCCAGTGGGTGTTGAGCACGAATTTCAGTTCGCCGCTGTTCAGCTCTTTGAGCGCAGCCTTGATTTTGTCCGCCAGCGGCGCGTACTGATCGTCTATGATGAGAATCCCATCCGGCCCGGCGGACACGCCGATATTGCCGCCGCGGCCTTCGAGCATGTAAACGCCTGCGGCTACTTGTGTAGCTTTTATCTTGACGTTGGCATAATCATCCTGCTGCCGCATGGCGACGGCCGCACTGAGAAGAAATAAACCCGCAAAAACGAGCGCAAGCTTTTTACGCATGATGGCAATATTCCTTATGGCTAACGAGGATCATTTTAATTGAGGTGGGAACGCGAGGCGAACACTTCAAAGCTTACTATCATCGCTTTTCTTCTCGCGCATCAGCACGAGAATGGCGCCTTGCGGCACCACGAGATAGTTCTTGTCATCCACTTTGATTTCAATTGCGGCTTTGCGCAGGAAGATGGCATAGTCGCCGACGCGCGTTTGCATGGGAAGGTGACGGGTCTCGCGGCGCGCCGGTTTCCACGGCTCGCTGTCGATTTCACCGAAATCCGGCAAAGGCGTTCCCGGACCGGTTGCGACGATCTTGCCGCCTTGCACCGATTCTTTTTCCACCGCCCACTTCGGCAAATACAGACCGACATCGGTGCGCTCCTCGCCTTCATCCGGCTCAATCAAAACGCGGTCACCCACGACCAAGAGCTTGGTGTTCTTTCCGGCTTTCGAACGTTTCATGGCAGCAACCATCAAGTCTCAACATCACTGAAAGCATTCTGTCTATAAAAAAACTGCCGCGCGGCCACAAGCGCCTCATCCAATTTCTTTGATAATCGCCTGCAATAATTGTTTGAACGTGGCGCTGATGCGATTCGCCACTTCAGTAACCTCGGCATGATCGAGTTTTTGATTCGTCATGCCGGTGCAGAGATTCGTGACACACGAAATGCCCAGCACCTGCATACGCCGCGAAATGGCCACCAAAACTTCCGGCACGGTTGACATAGTCGCGGCATCGGCGCCCAAACGTTGCGCGAGTTTGACCTCCGCCGCGGTTTCATAATTCGGGCCGCGCGAGGCGAACAGCACGCCGCGCTGCAACGGGATGCCGAGTTGGCGCGCCGCTTCCAGCGCAACACGTTGCAGCTCGGGATCATACGGCGCGTGCATATCCGGCCAGCGTTCGCCCCACTCTTTGCGATGCTGCCCGCGCAGCGGATTGGCAAACATGAAATTGATGTGATCGTCGATCAACATCAAATCGCCTGATTTAAACAAAGGATTAAGCCCGCCGGCGGCATTGGTCACAATCAAGCGCTTCACGCCCAATTCCGCCATGAGGTGCACCGGAAAGCCCACGGTGGCAAAGGGGTAGCCTTCGTACGAATGCACCCGGCCCTGCATCGCCAGCAAATTTTTGCCGGCGATTTTGCCGACAATCCAGCGTCCGGCATGACCTGCGACTGTCGAACGCGGATACTCGGGAATGTCTGCGGTTGAGATCGATTGCGTATTTTCCATGTTCTCAGCAAACGTTCCCAGCCCGGAACCGAGAATGATGGCCAGCCGGGGCGTGGCGGCGAAACGTTGTTGCACATACGCCTTTGCCTTCGCCAGGCGTTCGGCGTCCAGCAGCGGCAGCGCGAGTTCGGTTGTGGAGTTTGACATGGCTTCAGTTTTCCGGCGGAAGATAACACTTGCGGCAGCGCGCTTCATAAATTTGGGTTGCGCCGACGACCACACGTTCACGCGCGGCGGTGAGACGTTGCGTATAGCTTGCCGGCTCGCCGCATTGCATGCAAATGGCCTGGGCTTTGGTTACCTGCTCGGCAATCGCCATGAGCTGCGGCATGGGTTCGAACGGCGCGCCGCGATAATCCATATCGAGGCCGGCAACGATCACGCGCACGCCGCGGTTCGCGAGTTGGTTGCAAATGGCGACCAGGCTGGCGTCGAAAAATTGGCATTCGTCGATGCCAATGACTTGCGCGTCTCCGGATTTTTCCAAAATTTCGCCGGCGTTTTTCACCGGCACGGAACGCAGCTTTTGTTCGCTATGCGAGACGATGTGGTCGCTGGCGTAACGATCGTCAATCGCCGGCTTGAAGATCATCACGCGTTGTTTGGCGATTTGCGCGCGGCGCAAACGGCGAATCAACTCTTCGGTTTTGCCGCTGAACATGCCGCCGCAAATCACTTCAATAGAGCCGGTATCGGAATTCGCAGGCATGAGTGGTGAACTTCCTGTTTTCTAGGTTAGAAAGCGGACCGCCGGAATTGGAATGCGTTGTCATGACGCATGTTTAACAAAACTCTTCGCGCGAGAAAATGATTTTGACGGCTCTCGCAAACCCCAAGCCTCTTTGCATTTCTAGTTTGAATATTACCGTTGCTTCTCCCTTAACAACGCCGCAATCTTCGTGCGCAGCAGATCGATGGCCACCAAATTAAAGCCGCCTTCGGGGATGATGAGATCGGCGTAGCGTTTGCTCGGCTCGACGAATTGCAGGTGCATGGGCCGCACGCTTTTTTCATATTGCTCGATCACCGATTGCATGCTGCGGCCGCGCTCGGCAGTGTCGCGTTTCAACCGGCGAATGAAGCGCAAATCCGCGTCGGTGTCGACGTAGACTTTGATATCCATCAACTCGCGCAACTGTGGATTGTCGAGAATCAGAATGCCTTCGAGCACGATCACGTCGTGCGGGCCGGTGCTTTTGGTCTCCGGCCGGCGGGAGTGCGTGGTAAAATCGTAAATGGGTATGTCGATGGAGTGCCCGCTCAACAATTCCTTGATATGCCGCACCAGCAACTCGGAATCAATCGAGGCCGGATGATCGAAATTGTAATTCGCGCGTTCTTCCAGGGAAAGATGATTGATATTACGGTAATAGGAATCCTGTTCAACGATGACCACACGATCGGAACCGAGCTGGCTGACGATTTTTTGCGTGACCATCGTCTTGCCCGAACCGGAGCCGCCGGCAATGCCGATCAAAATGCCGCGTTTCGTCCAGTTTTTATGCATGGCCTAACATCTGCTCATCAAAAGCTTCGGGTAATAGATCTTTGAGCTCAAGCTCGCGCGTGGCGCCTGCCAGGTTTACGAGAATGATATGAAGATCGCGGGCGTAGTCCCACAACACTTGCCGGCAGGCGCCGCAGGGCGTGGTGAATTCGTCGGTATCTGCCGCCACCGCCATGCTGACGAAGTCGCGCGCGCCCTCGGAAAGCGCTTTGAAAATAGCGACGCGCTCGGCGCAGCACGTCAGGCCGTACGAGCTTGATTCGATATTGCAACCGTCAAACAATTTGCCGTCAGCCGTCACGATCGCCGCGCCGACGTGAAACTTCGAATATGGCGCCAGCGCTTTCTGCTTGGCGCGCACCGCAGCAGCGATCAATTGCTGCGCGTCAACCGGCAGCCGTTGTGCTGGTGGCGAGGGTCGGCTCATTTCAACAGATCTCCAGCGTGAGGGCCAGGCCGAACCTCGCTCGCGCGGGAACGCGTGGCTGGTTAGCAAAATTGTTAGGAATTTGAAACGACCCCGTTGGAAGAAAAAAAATCCGAGCCCGATGCGGACTCGGATTAAGATTCTCTAAATTGTTTTCTGCACGAACCACGTCATTCCTTTGCGTTTTTAGAACGGAAGATCTTCGGGTTCGCCGGCAGACGTTGGGGCCGGCGCGAAATCGTCGCCCGGGGTTGGAATTTCGCCGCCGCCGGAGCCGTCGCCGCCTTCGCCTTTCCGGCCGAGAAACTGCACGCTCAAGGCGACAATCTCGGTGATGTAGCGTTTCTGGCCTTTGTCATCGTCCCAGGAACGCGTTTGCAACCGGCCCTCCACGTAAACTTGCTGGCCTTTTTTGAGGTATTCTCCCATCACTTCCGCGGTGCGGCCGAACGCGACGATGCGATGCCACTCCGTGCGCTCCTGCAACTTGCCTTCCTTGTCTTTGAAGCTGTCATTGGTCGCCACGCTGAATGTGGCAACTGCCATGCCGCCCGGAGTATATTTCATTTCCGGATCGCGGCCGACATGGCCGATCAACATCACTCTGTTTAATCCACGGGCCATAAGCTCCCCCTTTCGGGTTTAGTGGTTTCCTGTGTCAATGCCGGAATTATTGGCAAGACACAAATGATACGCCGGCGCGTTTCAAGAACGCCTCGTCTTTCAATGTCAATCTCGGGATCGCAACAGGTCAATCGCGGCCGAGCATAAATTTGATGCAAGAGTAGAAAATTTTTTGCCTCTTGTCAAGCAGTTTGTCAGCTTGTGCGTTTGCCCTGCAAAAAATCCACGGCTTCCTTCACATCCTCCGCCGAGCCGACGATTAACGGCGTGCGTTGATGCAGCTCGGTTGGCGTAAGATCGAGCACACGCTCGTGGCCGTTGCTGGCCGCCCCACCCGCCTGCTCTGCAATAAACGCCAGCGGGTTGGCTTCATAAAGCAAGCGCAATTTGCCGTTGGGATTTTTGCTATCCGCGGGATAGAGAAAAATGCCGCCGTAGAGTAAATTGCGATGAAAATCCGAAACCAGCGAGCCGATGTAACGCGAGGAATACGGCCGGCCTGTGGCTTTGTCGCTGCCTTTGAGATAATTGATGTAATTGCGCATGCCCTCGCTCCATTTCCCGGAGTTGCCCTCGTTCACGCTGTAGATCCCGCCGCGCCGGGGTGTCATCAGGTTTTCATGCGACAACAAAAACTCGCCGACGGTGGGATCGAGCGTGAAACCGTGCACACCGCGCCCGGCCGTGTACATGAGCAGGGTCGAGGAGCCGTAGAGAATGTAACCCGCGCCAACCTGGTTTCTGCCGGGTTGTAGGGCATCGGCTGGCGTGCCGTGCTCACCGGCGCTAATTTTTCGGTGAATGGAAAAGATGGTGCCGATGCTGACATTGGCATCGATGTTGGATGAGCCGTCGAGCGGATCGTAGAGCAGCACATAATGCCCGCATTTGAATTCGGCGGGAATGGGAATCAACTCGTCGCGTTCCTCGCTGGCCAAACAGCAGAGCCGGCCGGTGTGATCCATGGCGCGAAAGATGACGTCGTCGGCATATTCATCGAGTTTGCGCACCAATTCGCCCTGCACGTTGGAGGTGCCGGTGAAGCCGAGAATATCGATCAAGCCCGCGCGCCGCACTTCGCGCGAGATGACTTTCGCCGCGAAAGCGAGATCATACAACAGCGCCGAGAACTCGCCGGTGGCTTGCGGAAAGGATTTTTGTTGTTCGATGATGTGCCGCTCGATCGTCATCAGTCTTTTGACCATGACACGCTCCTGGAGGATGGGATGGCAGGTAACCCGCTCATGTCCTGCGAGAGGATGCAGAGCGTATGGCGAAATTACTCGTCGCGCGCATTGAAAAAGTGGCGCAATTTAATCGCGATCATACGAAAAGTCAAGCGGCTTTTGGCCTCACGCAACGACCGGTTCGCCGTTGCGCACCACCGGCATAACGGTTATATGAAAACCGTAATCGAGCAGAATGTCAACGGTGCGGTCGCTCGCATATTCGCCCAATGCAATCAGCCGGTCTTCGTTTTCCGGCCGGGTGACGTAGAGCAAAGTTCCCCCCGGAATTTCTGGATTAGAAGCGACCTTGACGATTTTCGCCTCCGGAAACTTCGCTTCAATCTCGCTGGTGAGCGTCTTGATCAAATCTTTTTTACTCATAAGCCAACACCCCTGCGATTATGGATAAAAATTCTTTTGCCTTCTTAAGTTCTCGGCTAACATCGCTTTTGCTGGCCGAGAGGGGATCATAATCGGCTGAAACACGAATCCAGTAAGCATCTACAAGATACCGCCGGAATTTTGATGCAAAAATCTTGCGTCGATGAATAAGCTGCCCGGCAAAATTTGACTGTACCCACTCATGGCTGAATTTGGCTGAGGAAGGCTGAATTTGATTTTTGATCAGCGCCGCAATCGCGGCATGAAACATGGCGTAATACACACGATTCGCGCAGGCGTTGACATGGCCTTGAGCATGACTCCATTCAGCAACAATCAGGTTTTCATTTGCCTTGTCTATCCAGCTTTGATATCCCATCGGCTTTGCCCTCCCGGATTTGCCCGATTTTGCAGCGCGTAAATTTGCTCATTTTCGTGCTCGAAAGCAAGCCGGAAATCTGCATATTGGCAAATCGGGCTTTTCCTTTTCAGGCAAAATATCTTATATTGCGCAGGCTTTTCATCACGCCGTACAACGTCCGGTGGCAAGCAGCTCGATTGCAGCAGCCAACCAGCGACAAGCAACCAACGACTCAAATCCGTCATGTCGCAACACAAGCCTAATATCAAAGACTACCTTGCCGATGAGGCGATTTTTTACATGCGCCATCACATTCAGCAAGCCGGCGGCAATGAAGTATTCTTTGTCGGAAAGGTTAATGCCAAAGGCGTGGTCGAGGCGGTGCATGTCGTGGCGCGCGGCAACAAAATGATGGTGCCGGCCATCATTCACATGGTTCACACCGGCGACGCGGTGATTCACAATCATCCCTCCGGTGGGCTGCAACCTTCCAATGCCGATGCCGGCATCGCTTCCGAGCTGGGCAACGAGGCCGTGGCTTTTTACATCGTCAACAATTATGTCTCGGATATTTACGTCGTCGTCGAGCCCCAAAAGCCAAAACAGATCGTCAAGCTGAAAGCAAAACGGTTGCAGGAGTTTCTCGGCCCGCAGGGCCCGCTGGCCAGCGCCCTTGAAAACTTCGAAGCGCGCCCGCCGCAGCAGCATATGCTGGCGCAAGTGGCGGAAGCTTTCAATGAGAACAAGATTTCGATCATCGAAGCGGGTACCGGAACCGGCAAGACGCTGGCGTATCTGTTGCCCGCCATCGAATGGAGCGTGCGCAATCGCGAGCGCGCCGTGGTCGCCACCGGCACCATCAATCTGCAAGAACAACTCATCAACAAAGACATTCCGCTGTTGCGGGCGACTCTCCCCTTGAAATTCCGCGCGGAATTGGTGAAGGGCCGCACGAACTACGCCTGCAAACGCAAACTGCAGGAAATACAATCCCAACCGGATTTGTTTTCCGAATTCAATCAACGCCAGGAGTTGAACACCATCATCGACTGGGCGCAAAAATCGCCGGACGGCAGCAAGTCCGATCTCGGCTTTCTGCCGAGCGAGGCGGTGTGGGAGAAAATTCAATCCGAAAGCGACACCACGCTGCGCACGAAATGCCCGTTTTACAATGAATGTTTCTTTTACAATGCCCGGCGCCGCGCCGCCAGCGCCGACGTTCTGATCGCCAATCATCATCTCTTGTTCGCCGATCTTTCCGTACGCGGCGAAACCGGCGGCAGCTCGGAAGTGGCGGTGTTGCCCAAATATCAGCGCATCATTTTCGATGAAGCGCATGACATCGAAGAAGTCGCCTCTTCCTACTTCGGCGCGGCCACCAGTTATCATGCGTTCCTGCGTGTGATTCACAAACTCTATCGCATCAAAGACACGAAGCAAACCGGGCTGCTGCCGTACACCATGGCGAAGTTGCAGCGGCGCGCCGGCACGGTCACGCGCACGCTGCTGGATAAATTTCGCGAACAAATCGACGGCATCTGCGAGCCGGCTTTGGTCAATTTCGAGCATGATCTGGCGGGATTGATGGAGCGCCTGTTCGCCTGGGGCGCAAGCAAACGCCAGAATGAATATGATGAAACTAAAATCCGTTTGACGCCGGCGCTCACGCGCGACAGACTCTGGCAGGAAATCATCACAAAGCACGTCTCCGTGTTTCTCAAATCGCTGCGCGACAATGTCGAAGCGGTGGATAAGGTCATCAAACTGCTCGAAACCGCCGAGCATTATCTCGGCGGCGAGGCCAATTCGCTGGCCGTCGATCTCAATGCGCAAGCCAATCGTTTGCTGGATATGGCGACGCAAACCGAGCAAGTGTTGCTCGGCGACGACGAGAACAACATTCGCTGGCTGGAGATGAAATCCTCGCGCTGGGGCAACGTCGTGCGTTTGCGCAGCGCGCCGCTTGACATCGCGCCTATTTTACAAAAAACCGTGTTTGAAAAATTTCCCACGGTCATCATGACTTCCGCCACGCTGGCGGTGGGCAAATCGTTTCGCTTTTTGGAGGAACGCCTGGGCTTGCAGGCGCTCAAACCGGAACGGCGCAACAGCGCCGCGCTGGCCTCGCCGTTTGATTATGGCCGGCAGGTTTTGCTAGCCATTCCGCGCGACATGCCGGATCCCAATCAAGCCGGCTATAGCCGGGCGTTGCAGCAAAGCCTGTCGCGCGTTTTGCATATTTCACAAGGCCGCGCGTTCATTTTGTTCACCTCGTATGGTTTGCTCAATCAAATGTACAATGCGCTCTCCGGGGAGCTGGCGGAGAGAGGCATACTCGCGCTCAAACAAGGCACGGAGGGCCGCCATCAACTGCTGGAGCGCTTCAAAAAAAATGTCGGCGCGGTGTTGTTCGGAACGGACAGTTTTTGGCAGGGCGTGGATGTCCACGGTGAGGCGCTGGAGTGCGTGATTATTCCCAAGCTGCCGTTTCGCGTGCCCACCGAGCCGGTGATCGAGGCGCGCGTCGAGGCCATCGACAAGCGCGGCGGCAATTCTTTCATGGAGTATTCCGTGCCGCAGGCCGTGATCAAGCTCAAGCAGGGCTTTGGCCGCCTCATTCGCCGCAAAACCGATTTCGGCGCCATCGTAATTTTCGATAATCGTATCGTGACCAAGCGCTACGGCCAGGTGTTTTTGGAATCCCTGCCGGAATGCCGCACGGTGGTGGGGACATCGGAAGAAGTGTTCGACGAGATGACGAAGTTTTATCGCGCGCAAAGAGGGTGACGATTCAAAATCCAAGCCACTCGGAATCCACAATATGACACACAATTGGAAGAGCCCGCCTCACTCAAAAGTTTCCAGCGGATTGAAACAACCCAACAGATGAAAAATATCCGCTGTGTTGTTTCAATCCGTTGGCGTGTTGCTTTAGTTGCTTTTTAAAACCTGCTGAATACTATATAACCACTGGCTCAAGATGCGCTTGCGTCTTTTGATGTGAGGGGCTATTTTCAGGCTCGCAATTCATGATGCGGATATGCGGCTAATCTTCCATTCCAGGCTCACCTCATGAAATCATTGACGCTTTTTCTTTTGTTGATTTTGCCGGGCGGACACGTTCTCGCCCAACCCACGTTCACCCGCGCGGACTCGTTACGCGGCATGCTCACCCCGTTGCGCACGTGTTACGACATTCATTACTATCATCTCGACGTCAAAATCGACACAACGACGAAATCATTGGTCGGCTCGAACGTGATTGCCTTCACGGCCACGCAAGATTTCGACCGCATGCAGGTTGACTTGTTCGAGAATTTTAAAATCGAAAAGATCGTGCTCGATGACGGCCGGCCACTTTCATTTGAGCGCGAAGCGAATGCGGTTTTTATTCAAATGCCGGAGACGCTGCGCAAAAATGCCCGGCATCACGCCACGGTTTTTTATTCGGGCATGCCGCAGATTGCGCGAAGGCCGCCGTG comes from Cytophagia bacterium CHB2 and encodes:
- a CDS encoding MBL fold metallo-hydrolase; this encodes MRKKLALVFAGLFLLSAAVAMRQQDDYANVKIKATQVAAGVYMLEGRGGNIGVSAGPDGILIIDDQYAPLADKIKAALKELNSGELKFVLNTHWHGDHTGGNAIFGKEATIVAHRNVRQRLMTEQRRGERITPPAPKEAWPVITVDSSLSIHFNNEEIRVRHFPQGHTDGDCVVFFVNSNVVHMGDAFFVARFPFVDHVSGGSVAGLIKNIEKVIGMLPPDVKIIPGHGPLSTLDDLKSYHQMLTETTAIVRQNMTGGKSLEEVKAQGLPEKWKDWGVGFISTKSWIETIYNEFDK
- a CDS encoding co-chaperone GroES, translating into MKRSKAGKNTKLLVVGDRVLIEPDEGEERTDVGLYLPKWAVEKESVQGGKIVATGPGTPLPDFGEIDSEPWKPARRETRHLPMQTRVGDYAIFLRKAAIEIKVDDKNYLVVPQGAILVLMREKKSDDSKL
- a CDS encoding purine-nucleoside phosphorylase, translating into MSNSTTELALPLLDAERLAKAKAYVQQRFAATPRLAIILGSGLGTFAENMENTQSISTADIPEYPRSTVAGHAGRWIVGKIAGKNLLAMQGRVHSYEGYPFATVGFPVHLMAELGVKRLIVTNAAGGLNPLFKSGDLMLIDDHINFMFANPLRGQHRKEWGERWPDMHAPYDPELQRVALEAARQLGIPLQRGVLFASRGPNYETAAEVKLAQRLGADAATMSTVPEVLVAISRRMQVLGISCVTNLCTGMTNQKLDHAEVTEVANRISATFKQLLQAIIKEIG
- a CDS encoding thymidine kinase, translated to MPANSDTGSIEVICGGMFSGKTEELIRRLRRAQIAKQRVMIFKPAIDDRYASDHIVSHSEQKLRSVPVKNAGEILEKSGDAQVIGIDECQFFDASLVAICNQLANRGVRVIVAGLDMDYRGAPFEPMPQLMAIAEQVTKAQAICMQCGEPASYTQRLTAARERVVVGATQIYEARCRKCYLPPEN
- a CDS encoding uridine kinase; this translates as MHKNWTKRGILIGIAGGSGSGKTMVTQKIVSQLGSDRVVIVEQDSYYRNINHLSLEERANYNFDHPASIDSELLVRHIKELLSGHSIDIPIYDFTTHSRRPETKSTGPHDVIVLEGILILDNPQLRELMDIKVYVDTDADLRFIRRLKRDTAERGRSMQSVIEQYEKSVRPMHLQFVEPSKRYADLIIPEGGFNLVAIDLLRTKIAALLREKQR
- a CDS encoding cytidine deaminase, which codes for MSRPSPPAQRLPVDAQQLIAAAVRAKQKALAPYSKFHVGAAIVTADGKLFDGCNIESSSYGLTCCAERVAIFKALSEGARDFVSMAVAADTDEFTTPCGACRQVLWDYARDLHIILVNLAGATRELELKDLLPEAFDEQMLGHA
- a CDS encoding single-stranded DNA-binding protein, whose translation is MARGLNRVMLIGHVGRDPEMKYTPGGMAVATFSVATNDSFKDKEGKLQERTEWHRIVAFGRTAEVMGEYLKKGQQVYVEGRLQTRSWDDDKGQKRYITEIVALSVQFLGRKGEGGDGSGGGEIPTPGDDFAPAPTSAGEPEDLPF
- a CDS encoding class 1 fructose-bisphosphatase; translation: MVKRLMTIERHIIEQQKSFPQATGEFSALLYDLAFAAKVISREVRRAGLIDILGFTGTSNVQGELVRKLDEYADDVIFRAMDHTGRLCCLASEERDELIPIPAEFKCGHYVLLYDPLDGSSNIDANVSIGTIFSIHRKISAGEHGTPADALQPGRNQVGAGYILYGSSTLLMYTAGRGVHGFTLDPTVGEFLLSHENLMTPRRGGIYSVNEGNSGKWSEGMRNYINYLKGSDKATGRPYSSRYIGSLVSDFHRNLLYGGIFLYPADSKNPNGKLRLLYEANPLAFIAEQAGGAASNGHERVLDLTPTELHQRTPLIVGSAEDVKEAVDFLQGKRTS
- a CDS encoding HEPN domain-containing protein, encoding MGYQSWIDKANENLIVAEWSHAQGHVNACANRVYYAMFHAAIAALIKNQIQPSSAKFSHEWVQSNFAGQLIHRRKIFASKFRRYLVDAYWIRVSADYDPLSASKSDVSRELKKAKEFLSIIAGVLAYE
- a CDS encoding DEAD/DEAH box helicase → MSQHKPNIKDYLADEAIFYMRHHIQQAGGNEVFFVGKVNAKGVVEAVHVVARGNKMMVPAIIHMVHTGDAVIHNHPSGGLQPSNADAGIASELGNEAVAFYIVNNYVSDIYVVVEPQKPKQIVKLKAKRLQEFLGPQGPLASALENFEARPPQQHMLAQVAEAFNENKISIIEAGTGTGKTLAYLLPAIEWSVRNRERAVVATGTINLQEQLINKDIPLLRATLPLKFRAELVKGRTNYACKRKLQEIQSQPDLFSEFNQRQELNTIIDWAQKSPDGSKSDLGFLPSEAVWEKIQSESDTTLRTKCPFYNECFFYNARRRAASADVLIANHHLLFADLSVRGETGGSSEVAVLPKYQRIIFDEAHDIEEVASSYFGAATSYHAFLRVIHKLYRIKDTKQTGLLPYTMAKLQRRAGTVTRTLLDKFREQIDGICEPALVNFEHDLAGLMERLFAWGASKRQNEYDETKIRLTPALTRDRLWQEIITKHVSVFLKSLRDNVEAVDKVIKLLETAEHYLGGEANSLAVDLNAQANRLLDMATQTEQVLLGDDENNIRWLEMKSSRWGNVVRLRSAPLDIAPILQKTVFEKFPTVIMTSATLAVGKSFRFLEERLGLQALKPERRNSAALASPFDYGRQVLLAIPRDMPDPNQAGYSRALQQSLSRVLHISQGRAFILFTSYGLLNQMYNALSGELAERGILALKQGTEGRHQLLERFKKNVGAVLFGTDSFWQGVDVHGEALECVIIPKLPFRVPTEPVIEARVEAIDKRGGNSFMEYSVPQAVIKLKQGFGRLIRRKTDFGAIVIFDNRIVTKRYGQVFLESLPECRTVVGTSEEVFDEMTKFYRAQRG
- a CDS encoding M1 family metallopeptidase, translated to MKSLTLFLLLILPGGHVLAQPTFTRADSLRGMLTPLRTCYDIHYYHLDVKIDTTTKSLVGSNVIAFTATQDFDRMQVDLFENFKIEKIVLDDGRPLSFEREANAVFIQMPETLRKNARHHATVFYSGMPQIARRPPWEGGFSWQRDELGNPWLAVTCQGTGASVWWPNKDHQSDEPDSMLLSVTVPKGLMNISNGRLRAQTDLPGNWTRFDWFIS